One stretch of Chiroxiphia lanceolata isolate bChiLan1 chromosome 1, bChiLan1.pri, whole genome shotgun sequence DNA includes these proteins:
- the TWISTNB gene encoding DNA-directed RNA polymerase I subunit RPA43 yields PPAAAAAPTFAAARGLVGRRYSCLVVAPHRRHVALPPRFLGRKRSGIRAQLDAELLRYSESLQGVPVAYDNIKVVGELGDIYDDQGFIHLNIEADFVIFSPKKGKKLVGIINKVAPSHIGCLIHGCFNASIPKPEQMSVVQWQELGLKIGDELKFQVLHLDSDTAGVFFIRGGLTKKSMRPKRSETITDSTNENEIQKLDHQDNGLNDSGEDNVTEEPLNETNNLGRENEEGQSVDAVNGLCDETGKKKKKKKKDKQEEQEHVLPTSDSSGYQSDHKKSKKKKRKHCEIEESELSQLSEKPKAKKKRD; encoded by the exons ccgcccgccgccgccgccgcccccaCCTTCGCCGCGGCCCGCGGGCTCGTGGGGCGCCGCTACTCGTGCCTGGTGGTGGCGCCGCACCGCAGGCACGTGGCGCTGCCGCCGCGCTTCCTGGGCCGCAAGCGCTCCGGCATCCGCGCCCAGCTGGACGCGGAGCTGCTGCGATACTCGGAGAG cCTTCAGGGTGTGCCCGTGGCTTACGACAACATCAAAGTGGTGGGTGAGCTCGGCGACATTTACGACGACCAGGGATTCATCCACCTCAACATCGAGGCGGACTTTGTCATCTTCAGCcccaagaaagggaaaaagctgGTG ggTATAATTAATAAAGTGGCCCCTAGTCATATTGGCTGCCTGATACATGGATGCTTCAATGCATCTATCCCTAAGCCTGAACAAATGTCAGTTGTACAGTGGCAAGAGCTGGGGTTAAAAATAGGAGATGAACTGAAATTTCAAGTGTTGCACTTGGATTCCGATACAGCTGGGGTGTTCTTCATTCGAGGAGGACTCACTAAAAAAAG CATGCGGCCCAAACGATCTGAGACCATCACTGACAGTACAAATGAGAATGAAATTCAAAAGCTTGACCACCAGGATAATGGCTTGAATGACTCTGGGGAAGATAATGTAACAGAAGAGCCTTTAAATGAGACAAATAACCTTGGGAGGGAGAATGAAGAAGGGCAAAGTGTTGATGCTGTGAATGGGTTATGTGATGAAAcaggcaagaagaaaaagaagaagaaaaaggacaaacaaGAAGAACAGGAACATGTATTGCCTACCAGTGACTCCAGTGGTTACCAAAGTGACCataaaaagtcaaagaaaaagaaaagaaagcattgtGAAATTGAAGAAAGTGAATTATCTCAGCTGTCAGAAAAAcccaaagctaaaaagaaaagggaCTAA